The Limnospira fusiformis SAG 85.79 genomic interval TAGGGACTGGACCATTTCCTGAATCCTGACTTGATGGGCTTTTTCTAATTCCTCAGCCGAGAGGCGAATTTGTCGCTCATATTCTTCTCTCTGCTCGGTCAGGCGACGCTCCAACACAGTATAGCTGACCCCCAACCCAGCCAAACTGCCAATAATTAACATAATCAGTAAACTAATCAGGTCCATAGGTAATCTCCCAATTTTTGGTAAAGTTATAGAGCCATCATCTAATCAACCCAGTTTTTAATAACTCTGTGTCCCCAGAGTATCTAAATACGTTACCAGATTATAATCGTGTCTAACACAACCCATGAAAAACCTGACCTCCTTCGCGCCCATTTACTGATCTCTGGACGGGTGCAGGGTGTCGGTTATCGATACTATACTCGCCAAGTCGCCATTCAAAAGGGAGCTAACGGCTGGGTGAAAAATTTGCCCGATGGTCGGGTCGAGGCTGTTTTTGAGGGTAGTCAAGCCCAAGTGGAGGCCATGATTAAATGGTGTTACCAAGGACCGCCCTCCGCTCAACCTACACAGGTTAAGGTAGAGTATCAGCGAGCCGAAGGACTCTACAGCTTTGATATTCTCTACCATTAGCCTCGAAATCATCCCTAGCGCGGTCTAGATCAAATTAGATCCTACTTTCAACAAATTCTTCTAGGCGCTTGAGTCCAGTTTCAATATTTTTTAAACTCGTGGCGTAGGATAGGCGAATGTGATCATCTGTTCCAAAAGCCAAGCCAGGAACTGTAGCCATTTGCTTTTCTTCTAACAAGGCATTGCAGAAGTCTACCGACCCTAAGCCGATTTTCCCGATATTGACGTACATATAAAATGCGCCGTAGGGTTTAACACAGCTAATTCCGGGAATAGCGTTCAGTAGTTCATACATCACCTGTCGGCGTTCTGCAAAGGCTTGTCGCATTGTTTCTACACAGTCGAGGGAACCTTCCAGAGCGGCGATCGCTCCATATTGAGCAAACGTGCAGACATTAGATGTACTATGGCTTTGAATCCGGGTCATCGCCCCAATAATAGTTTTATCCCCAGCCAGATAACCTAAACGCCATCCAGTCATAGCAAAGGACTTAGCGAAACCGCTACTAATCAGCGTCTGTTTATGGACTTCTGGGTGAGCGGCCGCTATACTCAGATGTTGCGCCCCATCATAGAGAATTTGGGAGTAAATCTCATCAGAGACTACCAGAATCCCCGACTCCACCACCACTTCCGCTAACGCTTTCAGTTCATCCGGGGTGTAAACCATCCCCGTCGGGTTTGACGGCGAGTTAAGGACAAATAGTTTAGTTTTCGGGGTAATCGCTTGTCGCAGTAATTCTGGGGTAATCTTATACTCGGTAGTCGCATCGGTGGGGACAATGACCGGAGTGCCATCAGCTAGTTTGACCATTTCTGGGTAGCTTAACCAGTAGGGGGAAGGTATAATCACTTCATCCCCAGCCTCGATGATCGCCATCATCAACCCGGACAGGGAATGTTTCCCGCCATTGGTGACAATGATATTTTCGGCGCTATAATTTATATTTTCCGCGCTATAATTAACACCCACCTCTTGAGTCAGACTGCGAGCGATTAATTCCCTCAGTTTGGGCTCTCCCGCTGCTGGACCGTACCGTGTCTTTCCTTCATCGAGTGCCTTTTTAGCCGCAGCGACTATGTGTTGGGGTGTGTCAAAGTCCGGTTCACCAACGCTGAAGTTGAGAACGTCGAGTCCCTCGGCTTTCATGGCCTTGGCCTTGGCTGATATCGCTAGGGTGACAGATTGGGGAACCTGTTCTACACGGGCTGCCAGCTTCATATCAAATTACTCTTTTTAGTAGTCTTAAACTAGAGATTCTACGGCGGGTGATGAATGTCTGCAACCCTAATTGTTGGGCAATGATGACATTTTTTCATTTGATTCAGGGTTTATTATCACAGATCCCGTTATTTGTCAACTATGTGAACTACAGTTGCGCTGAAAATCTAGGTCTCATTGTTCCATAAGTCTGTCATCGCATAAAGTCCGGTTGACATGATCTCAAAAAAGGTAAACCATCAAATGTTAGACTTCCGAGCTATAGATTCATTAATGTTGTATTCCTATTTCGATTCAGACACCAACGATTCTAAATCCTTCGAGTTACCAGGGGCACGCCCTCACTATAACCCCGATCGCCCTGGTCAGGTTGAGCATATTTTTCTCGACCTAGTTTTGGATATTCCCGCCCAAAGTTTTCAGGGAACTTGTACTATTACCCTAAATCCGATCCGCAGTGGTATTAATACCCTCACCCTCGATGCGGTAGATCTGGAAATTAATCAAGTTAAAATTGGTAAGCATGAGGTAGATTTTGACCATGATGGTCAGCAATTATACGTTCATCTGAACCAACCCACAGAGGTTAATCAAACCCTGAAAATAGCGATCGACTATACTGTTGATCATCCTCAACGAGGTCTATATTTTATCGGACCAAATTCAGATTATCCTGATAAACCGATTCAAGTTTGGACTCAAGGGGAAGATGAAGATTCCCGTTTCTGGTTTCCCTGCTTTGACTATCCGGGACAGTTAGCCACCTCAGAAATTAAAGTCCGGGTTCCCCAGGATTTTTTGGCGATCGCTAATGGTGAATTAATCGCCACCAAAACTAAGGGCGATCAGCAAATTTATCATTGGTTACAAAAGCAGGTTCACCCCAGTTATTTGATAGCGTTAGCGGTGGGTAAATTTGCCGAAATCAAAGAGGAGTATAATCAGATTCCGGTGGTTTATTATGTCGAAAAAAATCGCCAGGAAGATGCTCTACGGAGTATGGGAAAAACTCCAGCTATGATTGAGTTTCTCTCTCAAACTTTTGGCTATGATTATCCCTATCCGAAATATGCTCAAGTCTGTGTTGATGATTTCATTTTTGGAGGTATGGAAAATACCTCGACAACTCTGTTAACCGATCGCTGTTTGTTGGACGAACGCGCTACCCTAGATAACCGCAATACAGAAAGCTTGGTAGTCCATGAACTCGCCCATCAATGGTTTGGTGATTTGGTGGTAATTGCCCATTGGTCTCATGCTTGGATTAAGGAGGGAATGGCGACTTATTCTGAGGTACTCTGGACTGAACATGAATATGGGGCGGACGAGGCAGCTTATTACCGATTAAATGAAGCCCGTAGCTATTTTTCGGAGGATTCTTCCCGCTATAGTCGTCCGATTGTAACTCACGTTTACCGAGAAGCGATTGAACTTTATGATCGCCATCTTTATGAAAAAGGCGCTTGTGTTTATCACATGATTCGCGCCGAATTGGGAGATGAGTTATTTGCCAAAGCTATTCATACTTTTGTGCAGGATAACGCCCATAAAACTGTGGAAACGGTGGATTTATTGAGGGCGATCGAAAAGGCAACGGGACGGAATTTGCTGTTTTTGTTTGATCAATATGTCTATCGTGGGGGACATCCTAAATATAAGGTTTCCTATTCCTGGGATAATGATAGCAAAATTGCGAAGGTGACTATTAAACAAACCCAGGCGAAAGACAGTGATAAACTCAGTGAGGCTAATTTGTTTAATCTGAAAATACCTATAGGTTTTGGCTACACGAAAAAATCTAAGGGTAAATCCAAAAAGAAATCGACTCCAGTGGAGTTGAAAACGGTGACTGTACAAGTTAGCGATCGCGAACAGAGTTTTTACTTTCCTTTGGAAGAGAAACCTAACTTTATCAGTTTTGATGTGGGTAATAATTTGCTCAAAACTGTGACTTTAGATTATCCAGTAGCTGAGTTAAAAGCACAGCTTCAGTTTGACCCAGACCCGATTTCCCGGATTTATGCCGCCCAAGCCTTGGCTAAAAAAGGGAATTTGGCATCGGCTAAAGCCTTGGGTGAGGCGATGGTTTCTGAACCTTTCTGGGGAGTCCGGGTTGAAGTGGCGAAACAGTTGGTAAAGGTTAAACTGGATCAGTCTTTTGATGGCTTGGTGGCTGGCTTGAAAGATGAAAATCCACGAGTGCGGCGGGCGGTGGTTAATGCTTTGGCAGAAATTCACACGGCTGCAAGTTATCAGGCGATTAAACCTCTGGTGGAAAATGGTGATCCGAGTTATTATGTGGAGGCTAGTGCTATACAGGCGATCGCCAAAATAGCAGCGGGAAATACCGAGGATGAACCTACAGAAGCTGAGGCGATCGCTTTGTTAGAAATGGTGTTACAAGAAAGGGCTGGTTGGAATGAGGTAGTCCGGTCTGGGGCGATTTTGGGTTTGAGTCAAATGAAAACTTCGGAAATGGCTTTAAATCTGATTTTGAAATATACCGCTAATGGTGTTCCTCAAGCCCTGCGTTTAAATGCTATTTCTAGTCTAGGTCGCATTTCCACAGGTCAAAATAACATCAATCTTGAACGTATTATGCAACGGATTCAAGAACTAGCTAAAGAAGATTTCTTCTTAACTCAAATATCTGTGGTAATGGCTTTAAGCCAAATGGAAACTCCCAAGGCGATCGCTGTTTTGAATGACCTAGCAGAACAGACCATGGATGGACGGGTCAGGCGCAGGGCGGAAGAGGCTGTGCAAAAAGTCCAAAAAAATCTGGGTTCAGACAAAGCTATTAAGCAGTTACGGGAGGAACTGGACAAAATCAAAAAGGAAAATCAAGAACTACGAAGTCGCCTAGAAAACTTAGAGGCTAAAACTAAGTAATCCGCATCATATTGGGGTAATTAGTAAATTACCCCAAGGCGTAAATTCTGGTTGATATTTATTCGTGCTGATGGCTTTGTAGCCATCCCAGCAAATCATCTATCTCCGAAAAGTCTAGTAATGCTTCTCCTAACTCCTCTAATGCGGGTAATGGTAACTGATTGATTTGACCGATGACCGTTTCTGGTAAACTGCCTAATCTCCTATTGAGCAGCCGGACAATTAAGGTCTTTTCACCTTCAGTTGCCCCTTGTTGTAATCCTTGTTGTAATCCCTGTTGTAATCCTTTTTCAAGGGCTTCTTCCCAAATGTCTTGATAAATTACTGATTCTTGCATAATTTCTTGCCTCAACAATCGTTTAATCAACACTTTTTCTAAGACCAAACCCGCCAGAATTGCTGTGGATGCTGCCACGTTATTTTGGGTTCTCCGGTCAGCGATCGCATCAATTTTAGCTGCTACCTGCTCTAATAACTTTTGGCGATCGCCCGTTTTGGCTAGTACCGCAAAAGGTAATAATCCCGGCACATTTATAAACGTATCTACGGATTCTTCCCAGAGTCTAATTATCTGAAATTGATGGCGAGTTGGAGACTAGCCATACCCGCAAATCATCTATCTCAGAAAAGTCTAGTAATGCTTCTCCTAACTCCTCTAATGCGGGTAATGGTAACTGATTGATTTGACCGATGACCGTTTCTGGCAAACTGCCTAATCTCCTATTGAGCAGCCGGACAATTAAGGTCTTTTCACCTTCAGTTACCCCTTGTTGTAATCCCTGTTGTAATCCCTGTTGTAATCCTTCTTCTAAACCTTGTTGTAATCCTTTTTCAAGGGCTTCTTCCCAAATGTCTTGATAAATTACTGATTCTTGCATAATTTCTTGCCTCAACAATCGTTTAATCAACACTTTTTCTAAGACCAAACCCGCCAGAATTGCTGTGGATGCTGCCACGTTATTTTGGGTTCTCCGGTCAGCGATCGCATCAATTTTAGCTGCTACCTGCTCTAATAACTTTTGGCGATCGCCCGTTTGAGCTAGTACCGCAAAAGGTAATAATCCCGGCACATTTATAAACGTATCTACGGATTCTTCCCAGAGTCTAATTACCTGAAATTGATGGCGAGTTGGAGACTAGCCATACCCGCAAATCATTGATCTCAGAAAAGTCTAGTAATGCTTCTCCTAACTCCTCTAATGCGGGTAATGGTAACTGATTGATTTGACCGATGACCGTTTCTGGCAAACTGCCTAATCTCCTATTGAGCAGCCGGACAATTAAGGTCTTTTCACCTTCAGTTACCCCTTGTTGTAATCCCTGTTGTAATCCCTGTTGTAATCCCTGTTGTAATCCCTGTTGTAATCCCTGTTGTAATCCTTCTTCTAAACCTTGTTGTAATCCTTTTTCAAGGGCTTCTTCCCAAATGTCTTGATAAATTACTGATTCTTGCATAATTTCTTGCCTCAACAATCGTTTAATCAACACTTTGTCTAAGACCAAACCCGCCAGAATCGCTGTGGATGCTGCCACGTTATTTTGGGTTCTCCGGTCTGCGATCGCATCAATTTTAGCTGCTACCTGCTCTAATAACTTTTGGCGATCGCCCGTTTGAGCTAGTACCGCAAAAGGTAATAATCCCGGCACATTTATAAACGTATCTACGGATTCTTCCCAGAGTCTAATTACCTGAAATTGATGGCGAGTTTGAGCTATTTCTAGCTGGGTTTGGTAGACTAAATCCGAGGAACTTTCCCTTAAATAAATTACCACTTGCTGCATGGAGCATTCTGGGAACCGACGATAGACCCGCACCCAATAATCTAACATCCTAAACGGAATAGTTGGGTCCGGTTGGGTCTGAAATTCCAGATGCAGGATGACTCCCTCTGATTTCAGCAAGATGAGACTATCAGCCCGAATTGGCTCTAGGGAAAGTTCCGACGGGCTGAGTTCAGTCAGGGGAATGGGTTCTCCCAATAACCACTGGGCTAAATCCGCCGGAAACGTCTCAGCCAGGAACTTGCAAACATTGTCAAACATATTAGTATTATACCCCAATCTACGGGCGGTTGTGGGGAGTCTGTAAGGAGTCAGAAAAGAGTATTTTTAAAGCCTGTTCTAAATTAGCTGTAATCCTGATAATGTTGGGGTAATTAGTAAATTACCCCAAGGCGGAAATTCCGGTTGATATTTATTCGGGCTGATGGCTTTCTAGCCATACCCGCAAATCATTGATCTCAGAAAAGTCTAGTAATGCTTCTCCTAACTCCTCTAATGCGGGTAATGGTAACTGATTGATTTGACCGATGACCGTTTCTGGCAAACTGCCTAATCTCCTATTGAGCAGCCGGAAAATTAAGGTCTTTTCACCTTCAGTTACCCCTTGTTGTAATCCCTGTTGTAATCCCTGTTGTAATCCCTGTTGTAATCCCTGTTGTAATCCTTCTTCTAAACCTTGTTGTAATCCTTTTTCAAGGGCTTCTTCCCAAATGTCTTGATAAATTACTGATTCTTGCATAATTTCTTGCCTCAACAATCGTTTAATCAACACTTTGTCTAAGACCAAACCCGCCAGAATCGCTGTGGATGCTGCCACGTTATTTTGGGTTCTCCGGTCAGCGATCGCATCAATTTTAGCTGCTACCTGCTCTAATAACTTTTGGCGATCGCCCGTTTTGGCTAGTACCGCAAAAGGTAATAATCCCGGCACATTTATAAACGTATCTACGGATTCTTCCCAGAGTCTAATTATCTGAAATTGATGGCGAGTTGGAGACTAGCCATACCCGCAAATCATTGATCTCAGAAAAGTCTAGTAATGCTTCTCCTAACTCCTCTAATGCGGGTAATGGTAACTGATTGATTTGACCGATGACCGTTTCTGGCAAACTGCCTAATCTCCTATTGAGCAGCCGGACAATTAAGGTCTTTTCACCTTCAGTTACCCCTTGTTGTAATCCCTGTTGTAATCCCTGTTGTAATCCCTGTTGTAATCCCTGTTGTAATCCCTGTTGTAATCCCTGTTGTAATCCTTCTTCTAAACCTTGTTGTAATCCTTTTTCAAGGGCTTCTTCCCAAATGTCTTGATAAATTACTGATTCTTGCATAATTTCTTGCCTCAACAATCGTTTAATCAACACTTTGTCTAAGACCAAACCCGCCAGAATCGCTGTGGATGCTGCCACGTTATTTTGGGTTCTCCGGTCTGCGATCGCATCAATTTTAGCTGCTACCTGCTCTAATAACTTTTGGCGATCGCCCGTTTGAGCTAGTACCGCAAAAGGTAATAATCCCGGCACATTTATAAACGTATCTACGGATTCTTCCCAGAGTCTAATTACCTGAAATTGATGGCGAGTTTGAGCTATTTCTAGCTGGGTTTGGTAGACTAAATCCGAGGAACTTTCCCTTAAATAAATTACCACTTGCTGCATGGAGCATTCTGGGAACCGACGATAGACCCGCACCCAATAATCTAACATCCTAAACGGAATAGTTGGGTCCGGTTGGGTCTGAAATTCCAGATGCAGGATGACTCCCTCTGATTTCAGCAAGATGAGACTATCAGCCCGAATTGGCTCTAGGGAAAGTTCCGACGGGCTGAGTTCAGTCAGGGGAATGGGTTCTCCCAATAACCACTGGGCTAAATCCGCCGGAAACGTCTCAGCCAGGAACTTGCAAACATTGTCAAACATATTAGTATTATACCCCAATCTACGGGCGGTTGTGGGGAGTCTGTAAGGAGTCAGAAAAGAGTATTTTTAAAGCCTGTTCTCAATTAGCTGTAATCGTGATCATGTTGGGGTAATTAGTAAATTACCCCAAGGCGGAAATTCCGGTTGATATTTATTCGGGCTGATGCCTTTCTAGCCATCCCAACAAATCATCTATCTCCGAAAAGTCTAGTAATGCTTCTCCTAACTCCTCTAATGCGGGTAATGGTAACTGATTGATTTGACCGATGACCGTTTCTGGTAAACTGCCTAATCTCCTATTGAGCAGCCGGAAAATTAAGGTCTTTTCACCTTCAGTTACCCCCTGTTGTAATCCCTGTTGTAATCCTTTTTCAAGGGCTTCTTCCCAAATGTCTTGATAAATTACTGATTCTTGCATAATTTCTTGCCTCAACAATCGTTTAATCAACACTTTGTCTAAGACCAAACCCGCCAGAATCGCTGTGGATGCTGCCACGTTATTTTGGGTTCTCCGGTCAGCGATCGCATCAATTTTAGCTGCTACCTGCTCTAATAACTTTTGGCGATCGCCCGTTTGAGCTAGTACCGCAAAAGGTAATAATCCCGGCACATTTATAAACGTATCTACGGATTCTTCCCAGAGTCTAATTACCTGAAATTGATGGCGAGTTTGAGCTATTTCTAGCTGGGTTTGGTAGACTAAATCCGAGGAACTTTCCCTTAAATAAATTACCACTTGCTGCATGGAGCATTCTGGGAACCGACGATAGACCCGCACCCAATAATCTAACATCCTAAACGGAATAGTTGGGTCCGGTTGGGTCTGAAATTCCAGATGCAGGATGACTCCCTCTGATTTCAGCAAGATGAGACTATCAGCCCGAATTGGCTCTAGGGAAAGTTCCGACGGGCTGAGTTCAGTCAGGGGAATGGGTTCTCCCAATAACCACTGGGCTAAATCCGCCGGAAACGTCTCAGCCAGGAACTTGCAAACATTGTCAAACATATTAGTATTATACCCCAATCTACGGGCGGTTGTGGGGAGTCTGTAAGGAGTCAGAAAAGAGTATTTTTAAAGCCTGTTCTAAATTAGCTGTAATCCTGATAATGTTGGGGTAATTAGTAAATTACCCCAAGGCGGAAATTCCGGTTGATATTTATTCGGGCTGATGGCTTTCTAGCCATCCCAGCAAATCATCTATCTCCGAAAAGTCTAGTAATGCTTCTCCTAACTCCTCTAATGCGGGTAATGGTAACTGATTGATTTGACCGATGACCGTTTCTGGCAAACTACCTAATCTCCTATTGAGCAGCCGGAAAATTAAGGTCTTTTCACCTTCAGTTACCCCCTGTTGTAATCCTTTTTCAAGGGCTTCTTCCCAAATGTCTTGATAAATTACTGATTCTTGCATAATTTCTTGCCTCAACAATCGTTTAATCAACACTTTGTCTAAGACCAAACCCGCCAGAATCGCTGTGGATGCTGCCACGTTATTTTGGGTTCTCCGGTCTGCGATCGCATCAATTTTAGCTGCTACCTGCTCTAATAACTTTTGGCGATCGCCCGTTTGAGCTAGTACCGCAAAAGGTAATAATCCCGGCACATTTATAAACGTATCTACGGATTCTTCCCAGAGTCTAATTATCTGAAATTGATGGCGAGTTGGAGACTAGCCATACCCGCAAATCATCTATCTCAGAAAAGTCTAGTAATGCTTCTCCTAACTCCTCTAATGCGGGTAATGGTAACTGATTGATTTGACCGATGACCGTTTCTGGCAAACTGCCTAATCTCCTATTGAGCAGCCGGAAAATTAAGGTCTTTTCACCTTCAGTTACCCCTTGTTGTAATCCCTGTTGTAATCCCTGTTGTAATCCCTGTTGTAATCCTTCTTCTAAACCTTGTTGTAATCCTTTTTCAAGGGCTTCTTCCCAAATGTCTTGATAAATTACTGATTCTTGCATAATTTCTTGCCTCAACAATCGTTTAATCAACACTTTGTCTAAGACCAAACCCGCCAGAATCGCTGTGGATGCTGCCACGTTATTTTGGGTTCTCCGGTCAGCGATCGCATCAATTTTAGCTGCTACCTGCTCTAATAACTTTTGGCGATCGCCCGTTTGAGCTAGTACCGCAAAAGGTAATAATCCCGGCACATTTATAAACGTATCTACGGATTCTTCCCAGAGTCTAATTACCTGAAATTGATGGCGAGTTTGAGCTATTTCTAGCTGGGTTTGGTAGACTAAATCCGAGGAACTTTCCCTTAAATAAATTACCACTTGCTGCATGGAGCATTCTGGGAACCGACGATAGACCCGCACCCAATAATCTAACATCCTAAACGGAATAGTTGGGTCCGGTTGGGTCTGAAATTCCAGATGCAGGATGACTCCCTCTGATTTCAGCAAGATGAGACTATCAGCCCGAATTGGCTCTAGGGAAAGTTCCGACGGGCTGAGTTCAGTCAGGGGAATGGGTTCTCCCAATAACCACTGGGCTAAATCCGCCGGAAACGTCTCAGCCAGGAACTTGCAAACATTGTCAAACATATTAGTATTATACCCCAATCTACGGGCGGTTGTGGGGAGTCTGTAAGGAGTCAGAAAAGAGTATTTTTAAAGCCTGTTCTAAATTAGCTGTAATCCTTTTGGTGGCTGTTTTTTT includes:
- a CDS encoding acylphosphatase produces the protein MSNTTHEKPDLLRAHLLISGRVQGVGYRYYTRQVAIQKGANGWVKNLPDGRVEAVFEGSQAQVEAMIKWCYQGPPSAQPTQVKVEYQRAEGLYSFDILYH
- a CDS encoding pyridoxal phosphate-dependent aminotransferase; this encodes MKLAARVEQVPQSVTLAISAKAKAMKAEGLDVLNFSVGEPDFDTPQHIVAAAKKALDEGKTRYGPAAGEPKLRELIARSLTQEVGVNYSAENINYSAENIIVTNGGKHSLSGLMMAIIEAGDEVIIPSPYWLSYPEMVKLADGTPVIVPTDATTEYKITPELLRQAITPKTKLFVLNSPSNPTGMVYTPDELKALAEVVVESGILVVSDEIYSQILYDGAQHLSIAAAHPEVHKQTLISSGFAKSFAMTGWRLGYLAGDKTIIGAMTRIQSHSTSNVCTFAQYGAIAALEGSLDCVETMRQAFAERRQVMYELLNAIPGISCVKPYGAFYMYVNIGKIGLGSVDFCNALLEEKQMATVPGLAFGTDDHIRLSYATSLKNIETGLKRLEEFVESRI
- a CDS encoding M1 family metallopeptidase; its protein translation is MLYSYFDSDTNDSKSFELPGARPHYNPDRPGQVEHIFLDLVLDIPAQSFQGTCTITLNPIRSGINTLTLDAVDLEINQVKIGKHEVDFDHDGQQLYVHLNQPTEVNQTLKIAIDYTVDHPQRGLYFIGPNSDYPDKPIQVWTQGEDEDSRFWFPCFDYPGQLATSEIKVRVPQDFLAIANGELIATKTKGDQQIYHWLQKQVHPSYLIALAVGKFAEIKEEYNQIPVVYYVEKNRQEDALRSMGKTPAMIEFLSQTFGYDYPYPKYAQVCVDDFIFGGMENTSTTLLTDRCLLDERATLDNRNTESLVVHELAHQWFGDLVVIAHWSHAWIKEGMATYSEVLWTEHEYGADEAAYYRLNEARSYFSEDSSRYSRPIVTHVYREAIELYDRHLYEKGACVYHMIRAELGDELFAKAIHTFVQDNAHKTVETVDLLRAIEKATGRNLLFLFDQYVYRGGHPKYKVSYSWDNDSKIAKVTIKQTQAKDSDKLSEANLFNLKIPIGFGYTKKSKGKSKKKSTPVELKTVTVQVSDREQSFYFPLEEKPNFISFDVGNNLLKTVTLDYPVAELKAQLQFDPDPISRIYAAQALAKKGNLASAKALGEAMVSEPFWGVRVEVAKQLVKVKLDQSFDGLVAGLKDENPRVRRAVVNALAEIHTAASYQAIKPLVENGDPSYYVEASAIQAIAKIAAGNTEDEPTEAEAIALLEMVLQERAGWNEVVRSGAILGLSQMKTSEMALNLILKYTANGVPQALRLNAISSLGRISTGQNNINLERIMQRIQELAKEDFFLTQISVVMALSQMETPKAIAVLNDLAEQTMDGRVRRRAEEAVQKVQKNLGSDKAIKQLREELDKIKKENQELRSRLENLEAKTK
- a CDS encoding DUF4351 domain-containing protein; amino-acid sequence: MPGLLPFAVLAQTGDRQKLLEQVAAKIDAIADRRTQNNVAASTAILAGLVLEKVLIKRLLRQEIMQESVIYQDIWEEALEKGLQQGLEEGLQQGLQQGLQQGVTEGEKTLIVRLLNRRLGSLPETVIGQINQLPLPALEELGEALLDFSEIDDLRVWLVSNSPSISDN
- a CDS encoding Rpn family recombination-promoting nuclease/putative transposase; translation: MFDNVCKFLAETFPADLAQWLLGEPIPLTELSPSELSLEPIRADSLILLKSEGVILHLEFQTQPDPTIPFRMLDYWVRVYRRFPECSMQQVVIYLRESSSDLVYQTQLEIAQTRHQFQVIRLWEESVDTFINVPGLLPFAVLAQTGDRQKLLEQVAAKIDAIADRRTQNNVAASTAILAGLVLDKVLIKRLLRQEIMQESVIYQDIWEEALEKGLQQGLEEGLQQGLQQGLQQGLQQGLQQGLQQGVTEGEKTLIVRLLNRRLGSLPETVIGQINQLPLPALEELGEALLDFSEINDLRVWLVSNSPSISGN
- a CDS encoding DUF4351 domain-containing protein, translating into MPGLLPFAVLAKTGDRQKLLEQVAAKIDAIADRRTQNNVAASTAILAGLVLDKVLIKRLLRQEIMQESVIYQDIWEEALEKGLQQGLEEGLQQGLQQGLQQGLQQGLQQGVTEGEKTLIFRLLNRRLGSLPETVIGQINQLPLPALEELGEALLDFSEINDLRVWLESHQPE
- a CDS encoding Rpn family recombination-promoting nuclease/putative transposase → MFDNVCKFLAETFPADLAQWLLGEPIPLTELSPSELSLEPIRADSLILLKSEGVILHLEFQTQPDPTIPFRMLDYWVRVYRRFPECSMQQVVIYLRESSSDLVYQTQLEIAQTRHQFQVIRLWEESVDTFINVPGLLPFAVLAQTGDRQKLLEQVAAKIDAIADRRTQNNVAASTAILAGLVLDKVLIKRLLRQEIMQESVIYQDIWEEALEKGLQQGLEEGLQQGLQQGLQQGLQQGLQQGLQQGLQQGVTEGEKTLIVRLLNRRLGSLPETVIGQINQLPLPALEELGEALLDFSEINDLRVWLVSNSPSISDN
- a CDS encoding Rpn family recombination-promoting nuclease/putative transposase, with the translated sequence MFDNVCKFLAETFPADLAQWLLGEPIPLTELSPSELSLEPIRADSLILLKSEGVILHLEFQTQPDPTIPFRMLDYWVRVYRRFPECSMQQVVIYLRESSSDLVYQTQLEIAQTRHQFQVIRLWEESVDTFINVPGLLPFAVLAQTGDRQKLLEQVAAKIDAIADRRTQNNVAASTAILAGLVLDKVLIKRLLRQEIMQESVIYQDIWEEALEKGLQQGLQQGVTEGEKTLIFRLLNRRLGSLPETVIGQINQLPLPALEELGEALLDFSEIDDLLGWLERHQPE
- a CDS encoding DUF4351 domain-containing protein, whose protein sequence is MPGLLPFAVLAQTGDRQKLLEQVAAKIDAIADRRTQNNVAASTAILAGLVLDKVLIKRLLRQEIMQESVIYQDIWEEALEKGLQQGVTEGEKTLIFRLLNRRLGSLPETVIGQINQLPLPALEELGEALLDFSEIDDLLGWLESHQPE
- a CDS encoding Rpn family recombination-promoting nuclease/putative transposase; this translates as MFDNVCKFLAETFPADLAQWLLGEPIPLTELSPSELSLEPIRADSLILLKSEGVILHLEFQTQPDPTIPFRMLDYWVRVYRRFPECSMQQVVIYLRESSSDLVYQTQLEIAQTRHQFQVIRLWEESVDTFINVPGLLPFAVLAQTGDRQKLLEQVAAKIDAIADRRTQNNVAASTAILAGLVLDKVLIKRLLRQEIMQESVIYQDIWEEALEKGLQQGLEEGLQQGLQQGLQQGLQQGVTEGEKTLIFRLLNRRLGSLPETVIGQINQLPLPALEELGEALLDFSEIDDLRVWLVSNSPSISDN